The Mesorhizobium sp. B2-8-5 genome segment GCTCCCCTATTTCAAGCGCATGGAGGATTCCGACGGCGGCGAGGATGGCTGGCGGGGCAAAAGCGGACCGCTGCATGTGCAGCGCGGCACGCGGAAAAATCCGCTCTACGGCGCCTTCGTCGAGGCCGGCCGCCAAGCCGGTTTCGAGCTCACCGATGACTATAACGGCTCGAAGCAGGAAGGCTTCGGACCGATGGAGCAGACCATTCTTGGCGGCCGCCGCTGGTCGGCGGCGAACGCCTATCTGAAGCCGGCTCTCAAACGCAGGAATGTGAGTCTGATCAAAGGCTTCGCCCGACGCGTGGTGATCGAGAATCAACGCGCGATCGGCGTCGAGATCGAAGCTAACAAACAGATTCAGGTCGTTAAGGCGCGGCGTGAGGTGATCGTCGCGGCGTCGTCGGTCAATTCGCCGAAGATCCTGATGCTGTCCGGCATCGGCCCGGGCGTGCATCTCAAGGAAAACGGCATCCAGGTGATTGCCGACCGGCCGGGCGTCGGCGCAAATCTGCAGGATCATCTGGAACTCTACATCCAGCAGGAATCGACCAAGCCGATCACGCTGAACTCGGTGCTCAATCCTTTCTCCAAGGCGCTGATCGGCGCGCAATGGCTGTTCTTCAAGACCGGCCTTGGCGCCACCAATCATTTCGAGGCGGCAGCCTTCGTGCGTTCGCAGGCCGGCATCGACTATCCCGATATCCAGTACCACTTCATCCCGGCGGCGGTGCGCTATGACGGCAAATCGGCGGCGAAGTCGCATGGCTTCCAGGCGCATGTCGGGCCGATGCGCTCGAAATCGCGCGGTTCGGTGAGCCTGCGCTCGCCCGATCCGAAGACGAAGCCGGTGATCCGCTTCAACTATATGTCGCATCCGGACGACTGGAGCGAGTTCCGCCACTGCGTCCGGCTGACGCGCGAGATTTTCGGCCAGAAAGCCTTCGACGGCTTTCGCGGCAAGGAGATTTCGCCGGGCAGCCATGTGCAATCGGACGACGAGCTCGACGCCTTCATCCGCGACCATGCCGAGAGCGCCTATCATCCCTGCGGCACCTGCAGGATGGGCCGCGCCGACGATCTGACCGCCGTCGTCGATCCGGAATGCCGGGTGATCGGCGTCGAGGGGCTGCGCGTCGCCGACTCCTCGATTTTTCCGCGGGTGACAAACGGCAATCTCAACGCGCCATCGATCATGACCGGCGAAAAGGCCTCCGACCACATCCTCGGCCGCACGCCGCTGGCGCCATCCAACCAGGAACCGTGGATCAATCCACGCTGGCAGGTGGCGGACCGATAGGGCATTGTCGGGCAGACCGCCCGCTCGGCGAACAGACTTGGAGAAAGCCATGCGCGCCCAACCCACGGCATCGCATTACGTCAACGGCCGCTACATCGAGGACGAAGGCGGCGCGCCACTGCCCGTGATCTATCCGGCGACGGGCGAGACCATCGCCACGCTGCATTCAGCGACGCCCAACGTGCTGGAACTCGCCATCGAGGCGGCACGCGCCGCGCAGCCGGCCTGGGCGCGGCTGAAGCCGGTCGAACGCGGCCGCATCCTGCGCCGCGCAGCCGACATCCTGCGGGCGCGCAATGCCGATCTGGCCCGTATCGAGACGCTCGACACCGGCAAGGCGATCCAGGAGACGCTGGTGGCCGACGCCCCTTCGGCCGCCGACTGCCTGGAATATTTCGCCGGCGCGGTCGCCGCCTTCAACGGCGAGATGATCGATCTCGGCGGACCCTTCGCCTACACGCGGCGCGAGCCGCTCGGCGTGTGCGTCGGCATCGGCGCCTGGAATTATCCGATCCAGATCGCCGGCTGGAAATCGGCGCCGGCTTTGGCCATGGGCAATGCCATGGTGTTCAAGCCGTCGGAAAACACCCCGCTTTCGGCGCTGGCGCTGGCCGAAATCTACTCGGAGGCTGGACTGCCGGATGGGCTGTTCAATGTCGTACAGGGTTACCGCGATGTCGGCGCCGGCCTCGTCGATCATGATGTCGTGGCAAAGGTCTCGGTGACCGGCTCGGTGCCGACCGGCCGCAAGGTGCTGTCGCTTGCCGGCTCGAAGATGAAGCACGCGACGATGGAGCTCGGCGGCAAGTCGCCGCTGATCGTCTTCGACGACGCCGATCTCGAAAACGCCATCGGCGGCGCCATGCTCGGCAATTTTTACTCGACCGGGCAGATCTGCTCCAACGGCACACGCGTCTTCGTGCAGAGCGGCCTGCATGATCGCTTCGTCGAACGGCTGGTCGAGCGGACGAAAAAGATCCGCATCGGCGATCCGCTCGATCTCGAAACGCAGATGGGGCCGCTGGTCAACAAGGCGCAGCAGGACAAGGTCGTGTCCTATATCGAAGCCGGCAAGCAGGAAGGGGCCAGCCTCGCCTGCGGCGGCAACGTGCCGTCACTGCAGGGTTTCGACGGCGGCTTCTTCATCGAGCCGACGGTGTTTTCAGGCGTCACCGACACCATGCGCATCGCGCGCGAGGAGATATTCGGGCCGGTGATGAGCGTGCTCAAATTCCACGGCGAGGACGAGGTGATCGAGCGCGCCAACGACACCGAATTCGGGCTGGCCGCCGGCGTGTTCACGCGCGACCTGCCGCGCGCGCATCGGGTGATCGCCGAGTTGCAGGCCGGCACTTGCTGGATCAACGCCTATAATCTGACGCCCGTGGAAATGCCGTTCGGCGGCGTCAAGCAATCCGGCATAGGGCGGGAGAATTCGCTGGCCGCGCTGGCGCATTATTCGCAATTGAAGTCTGTCTATGTCGAGACGGGGGATGTAGTGGCCCCCTACTGAGCCTCTGCTGAAGGGCGCGATTTGCCGAGAAGGCAGTTCTCCTTGCTGCCGGCTTGCCGTAGGTTTTCTGACGGGGCAATCGAGGAGGCGAAAATGGCGGGCGAAGCCGAGGACAACAAGGCGGCCACGCTGCCGCTGCTGCTTAGCTTCAATGGAGGCTATGTCGATACCGCGGGCTTCCTGGCGCTGCAGGGACTGTTCACGGCGCATGTCACCGGCAATTTCGTCACGCTCGGCGCTTCGCTGGCGCTTGGCACGTCAGGCGCCTTTGCAAAACTTCTGGCTTTGCCGGTCTTCTGCTTCATGGTTATCCTTAGCCGACTTCTATCGTATCCGTTACAAAGCCGGAAGCTGCCGGTCTTCCGGTCATTGTTGGCAATCAAACTGTTGCTGCTGACGGCAGGTGCGATCCTGGCAATCCGCCTTGGCCCGTTCCCCGACGGAAACAGCTGGGCCGCCATCGTCACCGGCATGGTGCTGGTTTCGGCCATGGCGGTGCAGAATGCCGCGCATCGCGTCCATCTTCCCAGTGCGCCGCCGTCGACGCTGATGACGGGCACCACGACCCAGATCATGCTCGACCTCGCCGATCTCATCCACGGCGCACTGCCCGAGAGCATGGCCGCGTCCCGATCGCGCCTGGCGCGAATGTCGGTCGCCGTGTTCGTCTTCGCGCTGGGATGTGGGACAGCCGCTTTGCTCTATTCACAAGTCGGAATGTGGTGTTTTGCGCTGCCGCCGATCGTTGCGATCGTGCCCCTTGTCATGCAGGAAAGCGCACCCGCCACCGTGCAATGACGTCAAGGTCCGAGCATGGGGCAAACGGCCTACGACTTATCGCTGGTGCCATCCAGATACTGCGTCAGCGCATAGACCAGATGGTAGAAGATACTGGCCGGCACGTCGCTCGCCAGTGAGCGGCCGCGTTCGTCGATGCAGTCGATCCACAAGCCCAGCGGCGCCGGGTCGATGTGCCAGCGGAACAGCCGGCCGACGCGCGCCTCGATCTCCGGCTTGAGATCCGGGCCGCCAGACCCGTCGAGCGCGATCGCCGCCTTCACCGCTTCGGCCTGTGGCCAGCTGCGCGAGACCGTGTCGAGCGGCACGCCCTGGCGCGAGACGGCGCCATAGGCAAGGCCGGTGGCGCGGTTGAGGCCGTTGGCGATCGCCGAGGCATAGAGTTTCCTGGCGAAGCCGCCGAGCTCCGTCTGGCCGCTGCGGGCGGCGAAATCGATGAGCAGCGAGGCCCATTCGAAATGGTGGCCGGGCTCGGTCCAGGCGCCCTTGTCGCCGGCGGCGGGCTTCCAGCCGGCGTCGAAATATTCGCCCAACGTCCAGCTTTCCGGGTCGAAGAAATGGCTGCGGAAAAGATCGATGATGCGCGCGGCGCGGCGCAGATAGGCGCGGTCTCCGGTCGCCCGGTGCCAGGCAAGGAAGGCTTCGAGCAGATGCATGTGCGGGTTGGAGCGGCGCTCGCCCTCGCCGTCGGAGGTTTCCAGAAAGCCGGTCATGCGGGCATCTTCCAGATGCGCATCGAGGAAGGCGAACGTCTCCTCGCCGAGCCGCAACGCATCGGGATGGCCTGACATATGGGCGTGGGCCAGCGCCAGAAGCACGCAGGAATGGTCGTAGGCATCCTCGACCGGATCGGCGACCGAGCCGTCGATGTTGAGCGTGCGTACCCAGCCGCCTTTGTCGGTGCGGCCCTGACCTGCCATGAAGTCGATGCCGTGCGCAATCAGCGTGTCCGCCGGGCCATCCCAGCCGCGCTCCTTGGCGACCGCGAAAGCATAGACCTGACGCGCCTGCGTGCGCATGCGCTTGGGTTTCATCAGCGGCGAGGCGTCGAAGCCCAGCGCCTCGTGGAAGCCGCCATGGCGCTCGTCGACGCCAATGGTAGACCATAGCGGCAGCGTCTCCTCGAACAGCCAGTGGCGCACGCGCCGCCGCCAGGCGCCGCTCTCGATGACGCGGTCATGCGCCGGCGTGAACCTGGTTTCGAGCCGGCCGGATTTCTCCAACTGCTCGACGACCTTCTTGACGTGCTGGCTGTGGCTGACCGGCGCGACGAAAGTGGCGTCGGCGGTGGAGACGATCGCCACGTCCTTCATGCCGATCGCCGACAGCAGGCGCCCCTCGCTGCGGATATAGGAGTTCTCGCAATCGATGGCGACGACGTCTCCGACGATGACATTGCCCTGCCCATCGGACGGGCCGACATTGAGCAGCGACTGCCATGAACCGAGATCGTTCCAGCGGAAGCCGGCCGGCACCATGGCGATGTCTTTCGCGCGTTCCATGATGGCGTAGTCGATCGAGGTCGACGGGATCGCGGAATAGAGTTCCAGCGGCATGTAGAGGCCGGACAGATCGCTGGTCGCAGCCTTGTAGGCGGCCTCCGTCGCCCGCCAGATTTTCGGTTCATGGGCCGCGAAGGCGTCGCGCATGGCGCCGGCGCGGAACAGGAAGATACCGGTGTTCCAGTAGAAGCTGCCGGCGTCCAGATAGGCCTGCGCGGTGGCGAGATCGGGCTTTTCGACGAAGCGCGAGACGTCGAAGACGCCGTCCTTGCCGGCCCCGACCTCGATATAGCCATAGCCGGTCTCGGGCTGTGTCGGTTTCAGGCCGAACACAACGAGCCGGCCGGCATTTGCCGCGCCGGCGCCCGCCTCGATGCTTTGCCAGAACTGACGAGGCGTCGATATTTCGTGGTCGGACGGCACCACCAGCACCAGCTCGTCGCCATATTCGGAGAGCGTGCGCAAGCTGGCAAGCGCCGCCGCGGCTGCCGTGTTGCGACCTGTCGGCTCGAACAGCGGTCCGCCGCCGGCCAGATCGAGACCGGCAAGGTCGGCATGGACGCGGTCGGCGTGACGTTCCGCGGCGATCAGGAAAATCGGTGTCTCGCCTTGCGGGCGCGCCGCCAGCCGGCGCAAGGTCTTAGCCAGCATCGAGCCGTCGCCCGAGAAATCGTGGAACTGCTTGGGGTTGTCCTCGCGCGACAGCGGCCACAGCCGCGAGCCGACGCCGCCGCTCATGACGAAACTGACGATGCGCTGGCTCATGAACGACCCTGTCAAAAGTCTGGCTCCGATGGGACGGCCTTACGACAAAAGCCTTTAAGCCCCCCTTTAGCTGACAGCCAATCCTATGCCATTCGGGCAA includes the following:
- the betB gene encoding betaine-aldehyde dehydrogenase, which translates into the protein MRAQPTASHYVNGRYIEDEGGAPLPVIYPATGETIATLHSATPNVLELAIEAARAAQPAWARLKPVERGRILRRAADILRARNADLARIETLDTGKAIQETLVADAPSAADCLEYFAGAVAAFNGEMIDLGGPFAYTRREPLGVCVGIGAWNYPIQIAGWKSAPALAMGNAMVFKPSENTPLSALALAEIYSEAGLPDGLFNVVQGYRDVGAGLVDHDVVAKVSVTGSVPTGRKVLSLAGSKMKHATMELGGKSPLIVFDDADLENAIGGAMLGNFYSTGQICSNGTRVFVQSGLHDRFVERLVERTKKIRIGDPLDLETQMGPLVNKAQQDKVVSYIEAGKQEGASLACGGNVPSLQGFDGGFFIEPTVFSGVTDTMRIAREEIFGPVMSVLKFHGEDEVIERANDTEFGLAAGVFTRDLPRAHRVIAELQAGTCWINAYNLTPVEMPFGGVKQSGIGRENSLAALAHYSQLKSVYVETGDVVAPY
- a CDS encoding YoaK family protein encodes the protein MAGEAEDNKAATLPLLLSFNGGYVDTAGFLALQGLFTAHVTGNFVTLGASLALGTSGAFAKLLALPVFCFMVILSRLLSYPLQSRKLPVFRSLLAIKLLLLTAGAILAIRLGPFPDGNSWAAIVTGMVLVSAMAVQNAAHRVHLPSAPPSTLMTGTTTQIMLDLADLIHGALPESMAASRSRLARMSVAVFVFALGCGTAALLYSQVGMWCFALPPIVAIVPLVMQESAPATVQ
- a CDS encoding AGE family epimerase/isomerase, yielding MSQRIVSFVMSGGVGSRLWPLSREDNPKQFHDFSGDGSMLAKTLRRLAARPQGETPIFLIAAERHADRVHADLAGLDLAGGGPLFEPTGRNTAAAAALASLRTLSEYGDELVLVVPSDHEISTPRQFWQSIEAGAGAANAGRLVVFGLKPTQPETGYGYIEVGAGKDGVFDVSRFVEKPDLATAQAYLDAGSFYWNTGIFLFRAGAMRDAFAAHEPKIWRATEAAYKAATSDLSGLYMPLELYSAIPSTSIDYAIMERAKDIAMVPAGFRWNDLGSWQSLLNVGPSDGQGNVIVGDVVAIDCENSYIRSEGRLLSAIGMKDVAIVSTADATFVAPVSHSQHVKKVVEQLEKSGRLETRFTPAHDRVIESGAWRRRVRHWLFEETLPLWSTIGVDERHGGFHEALGFDASPLMKPKRMRTQARQVYAFAVAKERGWDGPADTLIAHGIDFMAGQGRTDKGGWVRTLNIDGSVADPVEDAYDHSCVLLALAHAHMSGHPDALRLGEETFAFLDAHLEDARMTGFLETSDGEGERRSNPHMHLLEAFLAWHRATGDRAYLRRAARIIDLFRSHFFDPESWTLGEYFDAGWKPAAGDKGAWTEPGHHFEWASLLIDFAARSGQTELGGFARKLYASAIANGLNRATGLAYGAVSRQGVPLDTVSRSWPQAEAVKAAIALDGSGGPDLKPEIEARVGRLFRWHIDPAPLGLWIDCIDERGRSLASDVPASIFYHLVYALTQYLDGTSDKS
- the betA gene encoding choline dehydrogenase — encoded protein: MLEADFVIIGSGSAGSAMAYRLSEDGKHSVIVIEFGGTDMGPLIQMPSALSIPLNMSLYDWGFASEPEPHLGGRVLATPRGKVLGGSSSINGMVYVRGHAHDFDHWAEQGAAGWAFADVLPYFKRMEDSDGGEDGWRGKSGPLHVQRGTRKNPLYGAFVEAGRQAGFELTDDYNGSKQEGFGPMEQTILGGRRWSAANAYLKPALKRRNVSLIKGFARRVVIENQRAIGVEIEANKQIQVVKARREVIVAASSVNSPKILMLSGIGPGVHLKENGIQVIADRPGVGANLQDHLELYIQQESTKPITLNSVLNPFSKALIGAQWLFFKTGLGATNHFEAAAFVRSQAGIDYPDIQYHFIPAAVRYDGKSAAKSHGFQAHVGPMRSKSRGSVSLRSPDPKTKPVIRFNYMSHPDDWSEFRHCVRLTREIFGQKAFDGFRGKEISPGSHVQSDDELDAFIRDHAESAYHPCGTCRMGRADDLTAVVDPECRVIGVEGLRVADSSIFPRVTNGNLNAPSIMTGEKASDHILGRTPLAPSNQEPWINPRWQVADR